From Rickettsia endosymbiont of Ceutorhynchus obstrictus, a single genomic window includes:
- a CDS encoding DUF2163 domain-containing protein yields the protein MRNLSPQLKNHLSAEVTTIATCWKLTRKDNKVFAFTDHDQALFVDEIKYDSIAGFTPTNVESNSNMAVDNLDLAGQFHDNKITEIDLLAGKYDFAEVEIFLVNYLLPESGKIIQKCGILGEVTLNKNLFHAEVRGLTQFLSQTMCETYLPHCRTNLGDQRCKFNLDQENFTVQAAVTEVIDRQTFTSAKLIQQNDWFTYGYISWQTGKNIGLQMEVKSFINSRITLVLPMPFVINVGDEFTIVAGCDKSSKTCIEKFNNIINFRGEPDLPGMDQLTKR from the coding sequence ATGAGGAATTTAAGCCCGCAGCTTAAGAATCATTTAAGCGCAGAAGTAACTACTATTGCCACTTGCTGGAAATTAACACGCAAAGATAACAAAGTTTTTGCTTTTACCGATCACGACCAGGCTTTATTTGTTGATGAGATCAAATACGACTCAATAGCAGGTTTTACGCCGACCAATGTAGAAAGCAATAGTAATATGGCGGTTGATAATCTCGATTTAGCGGGACAATTTCACGACAATAAAATAACGGAAATAGATTTGCTAGCCGGTAAATATGATTTTGCCGAAGTGGAAATATTTTTAGTAAATTACCTGCTACCTGAAAGCGGTAAAATAATTCAAAAGTGCGGAATTTTAGGCGAAGTAACATTAAATAAAAACCTATTTCATGCAGAAGTTAGAGGCTTAACGCAGTTTCTATCGCAAACCATGTGTGAAACCTATTTGCCTCATTGTCGGACAAATTTAGGGGATCAGCGTTGTAAGTTTAATTTAGATCAGGAAAATTTTACTGTGCAGGCAGCAGTTACCGAAGTAATCGACCGACAAACTTTTACTTCTGCTAAATTAATACAGCAAAACGATTGGTTTACTTATGGCTATATCAGCTGGCAAACAGGCAAAAATATTGGTCTACAAATGGAAGTGAAAAGTTTTATTAATAGTCGCATCACTTTAGTTTTACCGATGCCTTTTGTTATTAATGTAGGTGATGAGTTTACTATAGTCGCCGGCTGCGATAAGAGTAGCAAAACTTGCATCGAGAAATTTAATAATATTATCAACTTCCGCGGTGAGCCTGATCTGCCCGGCATGGATCAATTAACTAAGCGATGA
- a CDS encoding DUF2460 domain-containing protein codes for MFSTDIVTTFSGHEQRNINWQEARARYDISSGIKTEEQWQQLIAFFRSRRGRAIGFRYKDWSDYKAVHQIIGKGNGEQKEFQLVKHYSSGNYEYTRVINKPVNNNFCKIYIDSLPINQGFNIDFTTGGVSFNLAPKNDEEITADFEFDVPVRFDTDQLDLSIDSFAVGSWGNIPLVEVRI; via the coding sequence ATGTTTTCAACCGACATCGTTACGACTTTTAGCGGACACGAGCAGCGTAATATTAACTGGCAGGAGGCACGGGCTAGATACGATATAAGTAGCGGTATAAAAACGGAAGAACAATGGCAGCAGCTAATAGCGTTTTTTAGGTCAAGAAGAGGCAGAGCAATAGGCTTTCGCTATAAAGATTGGTCGGATTATAAAGCTGTTCATCAAATAATAGGCAAAGGTAATGGTGAACAAAAAGAGTTTCAACTAGTTAAACATTATTCAAGCGGCAATTATGAATATACTAGAGTTATAAATAAACCGGTAAATAATAATTTCTGTAAAATCTATATAGATTCTTTGCCTATAAATCAAGGATTTAATATTGATTTTACAACCGGTGGAGTAAGTTTTAATTTAGCACCAAAAAATGACGAAGAAATAACCGCCGATTTTGAGTTTGACGTGCCGGTAAGATTCGATACCGATCAGCTTGACTTGTCAATAGATAGTTTCGCGGTTGGGTCATGGGGCAATATTCCTTTAGTTGAAGTTAGAATATGA